A section of the Methanobrevibacter oralis genome encodes:
- a CDS encoding 50S ribosomal protein L1 has product MGDNMTQDVINAVKEAKEQSKPRNFTESVDIIINIRDLDVKKPENRFNEEVTLPNGRGKDVKIGVIADGELIVQAKDAGLSLVINKQDLEELGKDRKAAKKAANSVDFFIAQADMMPLVGRFLGPVLGPRNKMPKPVPATIKLDPLLERLRSTVKVGIKQQPTIQIVVGSQDMPVEEVAENVETVLTVLDRHLEKGRSQIKSMFIKTTMGPVVRVI; this is encoded by the coding sequence ATGGGGGATAATATGACACAAGATGTAATAAACGCGGTGAAGGAGGCGAAAGAACAATCAAAGCCGAGAAACTTCACTGAGTCCGTAGATATTATTATTAATATCCGTGACTTAGATGTCAAAAAGCCAGAAAATAGGTTTAATGAGGAAGTTACTCTTCCTAACGGTCGTGGCAAAGATGTAAAAATCGGAGTCATTGCTGACGGTGAACTTATTGTTCAAGCTAAAGACGCTGGCTTAAGTCTTGTAATCAATAAACAGGATTTAGAGGAGTTGGGAAAAGACAGAAAAGCTGCTAAAAAAGCTGCAAATTCTGTAGATTTCTTTATAGCTCAAGCTGATATGATGCCACTTGTTGGTAGATTTTTAGGTCCAGTGCTTGGGCCTCGTAATAAAATGCCAAAACCAGTGCCCGCTACTATCAAATTAGATCCTCTTTTAGAAAGATTACGAAGTACTGTTAAAGTTGGTATAAAACAACAACCTACTATCCAAATTGTTGTTGGAAGCCAAGACATGCCAGTTGAAGAAGTTGCTGAAAATGTTGAAACTGTTCTTACAGTCTTAGACCGTCATTTAGAAAAAGGAAGAAGTCAAATAAAATCCATGTTTATTAAAACAACTATGGGACCAGTAGTGAGGGTGATCTAA
- a CDS encoding 50S ribosomal protein L10 yields the protein MAHVAEWKKEEVTELKGIIDQYDVVGIVDLMNIPAKQLQEMRKTLKGNAVIRMSKINLINLALEDCNSDKNNIVELSDYMDGQVAVIATEMNPFKLYKILEDSKTSAPAKAGSIAPEDIIVPEGDTGFEPGPFLGELQQVGIPARIDKGKIVVSKETVVVAAGEEVSKDVAATLSRMDINPMEVGIDLKAVYEDESVYTSDVLAIDEEQTLADVQRAFSNAFNLSVNAAIPTDETISAIISLAYNKAVSVGVEGAIMTSKTSEPLIGLVQSRMLAIASAVVDKEGAIDDELAKKLANVAVSSAPVVEEEAVEEEEEEEEENQEEAAAAGLGALFG from the coding sequence ATGGCTCATGTTGCTGAATGGAAAAAAGAAGAAGTTACCGAGCTTAAAGGTATTATTGACCAATATGATGTTGTTGGAATCGTTGATTTAATGAATATTCCAGCAAAACAGCTCCAAGAAATGAGAAAAACTCTCAAAGGTAATGCTGTTATTAGAATGTCTAAAATTAACCTTATTAATTTAGCTCTCGAAGATTGTAATAGTGATAAAAATAATATTGTTGAATTATCTGATTATATGGATGGTCAAGTTGCAGTTATTGCAACTGAAATGAATCCTTTTAAATTGTACAAAATATTAGAAGACAGTAAAACTTCAGCTCCTGCTAAAGCTGGATCAATTGCTCCTGAAGATATTATTGTACCTGAAGGTGACACTGGATTTGAACCAGGTCCATTTTTAGGTGAATTACAACAAGTTGGAATTCCTGCAAGAATAGATAAAGGTAAAATTGTTGTTTCAAAAGAAACTGTTGTTGTAGCAGCTGGTGAAGAAGTATCTAAGGATGTTGCAGCTACTTTATCAAGAATGGATATTAATCCAATGGAAGTGGGAATCGATTTAAAAGCAGTATATGAAGATGAATCTGTTTATACTTCTGACGTACTTGCAATCGACGAAGAACAAACATTAGCAGATGTTCAAAGAGCATTTTCAAATGCATTCAACTTGTCTGTTAATGCAGCGATACCTACTGATGAAACAATTTCCGCAATTATATCTCTCGCATACAACAAAGCAGTTAGTGTTGGTGTAGAAGGAGCTATAATGACTTCTAAAACTTCTGAACCACTCATTGGTCTTGTACAATCCAGAATGTTAGCTATTGCTTCTGCAGTTGTTGATAAAGAAGGTGCAATCGATGATGAGTTAGCTAAAAAACTAGCTAATGTTGCAGTATCTTCTGCACCAGTAGTTGAAGAAGAAGCTGTTGAAGAAGAGGAGGAAGAGGAAGAAGAAAATCAAGAAGAGGCAGCAGCAGCTGGGTTAGGCGCACTCTTCGGTTAA
- the rpl12p gene encoding 50S ribosomal protein P1, whose amino-acid sequence MEYIYAAMILHSAEKDINEENVKSIIEAAGIEADEARVKALIAALEDVDIDEAIETAAFATAAPAAAPVEVADEEAIEEEEEEDEGASEEEAAAGLGALFG is encoded by the coding sequence ATGGAATATATATATGCGGCAATGATTTTGCACAGTGCAGAAAAAGATATTAACGAAGAAAATGTTAAAAGTATTATCGAAGCAGCTGGTATTGAAGCTGATGAAGCAAGAGTAAAAGCTTTAATTGCAGCTTTAGAAGATGTGGATATTGATGAAGCTATCGAAACTGCAGCTTTTGCAACAGCGGCTCCTGCAGCAGCTCCAGTAGAAGTAGCAGATGAAGAAGCTATTGAAGAAGAGGAAGAAGAAGACGAAGGTGCTTCTGAAGAAGAGGCAGCAGCTGGTTTAGGAGCATTATTCGGATAG
- the alaS gene encoding alanine--tRNA ligase — protein MVEIFNELNYKKQNCKTCGQEFYSQVDRDTCGDAPCDEYEFINNPATDKPYNLYEIQQVFKEFLENEGHVAIPRYPILAKRWRDDVFLVGASIFCFQPWVTSGLVKPPANPLEIAQPSVRLNDVDNVGRTGRHMTCFTMGSHTVINTEDNFIYWEDRTIELCHKFFEYIGINTEEITFIKSWWSGGGNEGPCYEVCCRGVELATLVFIQYETLEDGGKKEIPIKVVDTGYGLERIAWISQGTPTAYDACFKPVVDKLKKLTGVEINEEIQGRNAQIAGMMDIEDIGDLKELRQQVANSLGVSLEEYLKAAEPMEAIYIIADHTRCLAFMLADGIIPSNVKEGYLARLVLRRTVRFMKDLNMKESLADIMYIQLDFLSEFYPEIKDSEEHIMNIIKLEEERYDSTIKKGKSIVKRSIKRLKKECKNEMPLEMLIDLYDAHGIPPESVEELADKDFKVNVPDNFFTLVAGAHEKDDSNKKSTFDLDYPETDLLFYKDFYQKEFVANVLGIVEKDGRKALVFDKTIFYPEGGGQPSDIGQITVDEVTYEVNHAEKINNVVLHYVNGDVCDLEGKNVSGIIDWDRRITLARHHTATHLIVAAARKILGQHIWQAGAQKGIKRTRIDLSHYKRITPKELNQIERLANEYVMNNIDLDIQLHSRDEAEALYGFKLYQGGIVPGKIIRVVKIPEIDVQACAGTHVLRTGDIGAIKINKTERVQDGVERIDFSAGLAAVDSIQKDNKLLSDSSKVFKVEGSQLPKTCDRFFSEWKVQKNEIDKLKSEIASLKMNSLADDYVEIKDLKVVSELIDGDFKELQKIATDFTDNGKADVVIMGNNDGKIVGAASKKAIDNEVKINEIIKIAAGVLGGGGGGRLTLAQGAGKDTSKMQEAIKTAVDLI, from the coding sequence ATGGTAGAAATATTTAATGAACTTAATTATAAAAAACAAAATTGTAAGACTTGTGGGCAGGAGTTTTATTCACAAGTTGATAGGGACACTTGTGGGGATGCACCTTGTGATGAATATGAATTTATCAACAATCCTGCAACAGATAAACCTTATAATCTGTATGAGATTCAACAAGTTTTCAAAGAATTTTTAGAAAATGAAGGCCATGTAGCTATACCTAGATACCCGATTTTAGCTAAACGATGGAGAGATGATGTATTTTTAGTTGGAGCTTCAATATTTTGTTTCCAGCCATGGGTAACTTCTGGTTTAGTTAAACCTCCAGCCAATCCTCTTGAAATTGCACAACCTTCTGTTCGTCTTAATGATGTTGATAATGTAGGGCGAACTGGAAGGCACATGACTTGTTTTACAATGGGATCTCATACTGTAATTAATACTGAAGATAATTTTATTTATTGGGAAGATAGAACAATAGAACTTTGCCATAAGTTCTTTGAATATATAGGGATTAATACCGAAGAAATTACATTCATCAAATCTTGGTGGAGTGGTGGTGGTAATGAAGGACCATGTTATGAAGTGTGTTGTAGAGGAGTAGAACTAGCTACTTTAGTTTTTATCCAATACGAAACTTTAGAAGATGGTGGTAAAAAAGAAATTCCAATTAAAGTGGTAGATACAGGTTATGGTCTTGAAAGAATTGCTTGGATTTCACAAGGAACACCAACAGCATACGATGCTTGTTTTAAACCAGTGGTTGATAAACTTAAAAAGTTAACTGGTGTGGAGATAAACGAAGAAATTCAAGGTCGTAATGCTCAAATAGCTGGAATGATGGATATTGAGGATATTGGGGATTTAAAAGAACTCCGTCAACAGGTGGCTAATAGTTTAGGTGTTTCTCTTGAAGAATATTTAAAAGCTGCTGAACCAATGGAAGCTATTTATATTATTGCAGATCATACTCGTTGCCTTGCATTCATGTTAGCTGATGGAATCATTCCTTCTAATGTAAAAGAAGGTTATTTAGCACGTTTAGTTTTAAGAAGAACTGTTAGATTTATGAAAGATTTAAATATGAAGGAATCTCTAGCTGATATAATGTATATTCAACTTGACTTCTTATCTGAGTTCTATCCTGAAATTAAAGATTCTGAAGAACATATTATGAATATAATTAAATTAGAGGAAGAAAGATATGATTCTACTATTAAAAAAGGAAAAAGCATTGTTAAAAGATCTATTAAAAGACTTAAAAAAGAATGTAAAAACGAAATGCCTCTTGAAATGTTAATAGATTTATATGATGCACATGGAATTCCTCCAGAAAGTGTTGAAGAATTAGCAGATAAGGATTTTAAAGTAAATGTTCCAGACAATTTCTTTACTTTAGTAGCAGGAGCTCATGAAAAAGATGATTCTAATAAAAAATCTACATTTGACCTTGATTATCCTGAAACAGATCTGTTATTCTATAAAGATTTCTACCAAAAAGAATTTGTTGCTAATGTTTTAGGAATTGTTGAAAAAGATGGTCGTAAAGCATTAGTTTTTGATAAAACAATATTTTATCCAGAAGGGGGAGGTCAACCTTCAGATATTGGTCAAATAACTGTTGATGAAGTTACATATGAAGTAAATCATGCTGAAAAAATTAATAATGTTGTTTTACACTATGTTAATGGGGATGTATGTGATTTAGAAGGTAAAAATGTTAGTGGAATTATTGATTGGGATAGAAGAATCACTTTAGCCCGTCATCATACTGCAACTCATTTAATCGTAGCTGCAGCTCGTAAAATCTTAGGACAACACATTTGGCAAGCAGGAGCTCAAAAAGGAATTAAAAGAACTCGTATAGATTTATCACACTACAAACGTATAACTCCTAAGGAACTTAATCAAATTGAAAGATTGGCTAATGAATATGTAATGAATAATATTGATTTGGATATTCAATTACACTCAAGAGATGAAGCAGAAGCATTATATGGTTTTAAACTTTATCAAGGAGGTATTGTTCCAGGTAAAATTATTCGTGTAGTTAAAATCCCTGAAATTGATGTTCAAGCTTGTGCAGGAACACATGTTTTAAGAACTGGTGATATTGGAGCTATTAAAATCAACAAAACAGAAAGAGTTCAAGATGGTGTTGAAAGAATTGATTTTTCAGCGGGTCTTGCAGCTGTTGATTCAATTCAAAAAGATAATAAATTATTATCTGACAGTTCAAAAGTATTTAAAGTTGAAGGTTCACAACTTCCAAAAACTTGTGATAGGTTTTTCTCTGAATGGAAAGTACAGAAAAATGAGATTGACAAGTTAAAATCTGAAATAGCTAGTTTAAAAATGAACTCCCTTGCAGATGATTATGTTGAAATTAAAGATCTTAAAGTTGTATCAGAATTAATTGATGGTGATTTTAAAGAACTTCAAAAAATTGCAACTGACTTTACAGATAATGGAAAAGCAGACGTTGTTATTATGGGTAATAATGATGGTAAAATCGTTGGAGCAGCATCTAAAAAAGCTATTGATAATGAAGTTAAAATCAATGAAATTATTAAAATAGCAGCTGGCGTTTTAGGTGGAGGCGGTGGAGGCCGTTTAACTTTAGCACAAGGTGCTGGTAAAGACACTTCTAAAATGCAAGAAGCTATTAAAACAGCTGTTGATTTAATTTAA
- a CDS encoding helix-turn-helix domain-containing protein, whose amino-acid sequence MVGRKQIHLKQHLSTKEIEDLLNEYNYYYKIYLRLLFIRMIDKGEKLDYVCELLDITIPTGYNWLNAYNEGGFEGLKPKFAGGRPSKLSTEQFLKLKELIEEKVDNGEKLSRKDVHKLIIEEFNVDYSLKRVGEIIRKCGFNYNKAYPFLYKAT is encoded by the coding sequence ATGGTAGGAAGAAAACAAATACATTTAAAACAACATTTAAGCACTAAAGAAATAGAAGATTTACTCAACGAATACAATTATTATTATAAAATTTATTTAAGGCTTTTATTTATTCGCATGATTGATAAAGGTGAAAAATTAGATTATGTTTGTGAATTACTTGATATAACTATTCCAACAGGTTATAATTGGTTAAATGCGTACAATGAAGGTGGATTTGAGGGTTTAAAACCTAAGTTTGCTGGAGGACGTCCTTCTAAATTATCTACTGAACAATTTTTAAAATTAAAAGAATTAATTGAAGAAAAGGTAGATAATGGTGAGAAATTATCAAGAAAAGATGTTCATAAGTTAATTATAGAAGAATTTAATGTAGATTATAGCTTAAAAAGGGTAGGTGAGATAATTAGAAAGTGTGGATTTAATTATAATAAAGCTTATCCCTTTCTTTACAAAGCAACCTGA
- a CDS encoding transposase, which translates to MKNIKNNQLTTVELASKLEKQSKKESLDNKRRIDLTKREILFENIKEEIKQYSYSEPTIHIILDNYSVHKTELIKKICEILNMNLIYLPPYSPQFNPIEQTWRTCKIYVKRKYHDCKEKLEEFFVETYFKVVNECNFFNWWSETFLKKVL; encoded by the coding sequence ATGAAAAACATTAAAAATAATCAATTAACAACTGTTGAATTAGCATCAAAATTGGAAAAACAAAGTAAAAAAGAAAGTTTAGACAATAAAAGAAGAATTGATTTAACAAAACGTGAAATTCTATTTGAAAATATTAAAGAAGAAATTAAACAATATTCTTATTCAGAACCAACAATTCATATTATTTTAGATAATTATAGCGTTCATAAAACTGAATTAATTAAAAAAATATGTGAAATTTTAAATATGAATTTAATATATTTGCCTCCTTATTCCCCACAATTTAATCCTATTGAACAAACATGGAGAACATGTAAAATATATGTTAAAAGAAAATATCATGATTGTAAAGAAAAATTAGAAGAATTTTTTGTTGAAACATATTTTAAAGTAGTTAATGAATGTAATTTCTTTAATTGGTGGAGTGAAACATTTTTAAAAAAAGTTTTGTAA
- a CDS encoding DUF3800 domain-containing protein, whose product MDYVYIDESGELAKQTKYFVIGAIIVKNPNILDRLIKKARIIHKKKIGGSNELKGNRTDNAILKKLLKKLNKKDYKAIVITLDKTNIYKISNTYDYNKLYDTIASQLAKELNITDSTNIIIDKCKPKEKYVNNFNKMFLDNLNNPNGCNVDIKHEDSVNHKGLQIIDIIAWSVFQCMEHDNSEFIDLLDNLIVKKVFED is encoded by the coding sequence ATGGATTATGTATATATAGATGAATCAGGAGAACTAGCAAAACAAACAAAATACTTTGTCATTGGAGCCATCATAGTAAAAAACCCAAACATATTAGATAGATTGATTAAAAAAGCTAGAATAATACATAAGAAGAAGATAGGTGGTTCTAATGAGCTTAAAGGAAATAGAACAGACAATGCAATCTTAAAAAAGCTATTAAAAAAACTCAACAAAAAAGATTATAAGGCTATAGTAATTACATTGGATAAAACAAACATTTATAAAATTTCTAATACTTATGATTATAATAAATTATATGATACAATAGCTTCACAACTAGCTAAGGAATTAAATATTACAGATTCGACTAATATTATAATAGATAAATGTAAACCAAAGGAAAAATATGTGAATAATTTCAATAAGATGTTTTTAGATAATTTGAATAATCCTAATGGTTGCAATGTTGACATTAAACATGAAGATTCAGTAAATCACAAAGGTTTACAAATTATTGATATAATTGCATGGTCTGTATTTCAATGTATGGAGCATGACAATTCTGAATTTATTGATTTACTTGATAATTTAATTGTAAAAAAAGTTTTTGAAGATTGA
- the thiI gene encoding tRNA uracil 4-sulfurtransferase ThiI, whose product MNYDLIIVRYGEIGLKSSKIRSKFEKKLIKNIKAATDCDVDRNQGRIYIFPKDFFDALEKLKMVFGVVSYSPAVSTYSTFEDIDKVLSKYTKTLINDGILDENTKFAIRCRRVGKHDFSSQEMAGYCGGVVKRQIKSPVDLSNPDLTIFVEIRDDDAYIYHEKIQGSGGLPLGTQGKVVVLLSSGIDSPVAAYMMMKRGCEVIALHFNASPFSGSQVTHLACKLVDKLQNYAKGVPIKMYIVDYGEYLQATKDYAPEKMTCVLCKSGMYKIAERVAKKYGALAIVDGSSVGQVASQTLNNILATRYGVEMPILSPLIGLDKTEISDIASKIGTFEISKIDDGGCKAVPKYPETRADLERVKKAIDDMNQEKYIQKAFEKVN is encoded by the coding sequence ATGAATTATGATTTAATAATAGTTAGATATGGGGAAATCGGACTTAAAAGTTCAAAAATAAGGTCTAAATTTGAAAAAAAGTTGATTAAGAACATTAAAGCAGCAACTGATTGTGATGTTGATCGAAATCAAGGAAGAATTTATATTTTTCCAAAGGATTTTTTTGATGCTTTAGAAAAGCTTAAAATGGTTTTTGGTGTTGTTTCTTATTCTCCTGCTGTTTCAACATATTCTACTTTTGAAGATATTGATAAAGTTTTAAGCAAATATACTAAAACTCTTATTAATGATGGAATTTTAGATGAAAATACAAAATTTGCAATTAGATGTCGTAGAGTTGGAAAACACGATTTTTCATCTCAAGAAATGGCTGGTTATTGTGGAGGTGTTGTTAAAAGACAAATAAAATCTCCAGTTGATTTATCAAATCCTGATTTAACAATATTTGTCGAAATAAGGGATGATGATGCTTATATTTATCATGAAAAAATTCAAGGTTCTGGGGGTCTTCCATTAGGAACACAAGGAAAAGTTGTTGTATTATTATCCAGTGGCATTGATTCTCCAGTTGCTGCTTATATGATGATGAAAAGGGGATGTGAGGTGATTGCACTTCATTTTAATGCATCTCCATTTTCAGGATCTCAAGTTACTCATTTAGCTTGTAAATTGGTTGATAAACTTCAAAATTACGCGAAAGGAGTCCCTATTAAAATGTACATTGTTGATTATGGAGAATACTTACAAGCAACAAAGGATTATGCTCCTGAGAAAATGACTTGTGTTTTATGTAAATCTGGAATGTATAAAATAGCGGAAAGAGTTGCTAAAAAATATGGAGCACTGGCTATTGTTGATGGAAGTAGCGTAGGTCAAGTAGCTTCTCAAACACTTAATAATATTTTAGCTACTCGTTATGGGGTTGAAATGCCGATTTTATCTCCGTTAATTGGTTTGGACAAAACCGAGATTTCTGATATTGCAAGTAAGATTGGAACATTTGAAATTTCTAAAATTGATGATGGAGGTTGTAAAGCAGTTCCAAAATATCCTGAAACTAGGGCAGATTTAGAAAGAGTTAAAAAGGCAATTGATGATATGAATCAAGAGAAGTATATTCAAAAAGCTTTTGAAAAGGTTAATTAA
- the fbp gene encoding fructose-1,6-bisphosphate aldolase/phosphatase, translating into MKTTVSVIKADIGSVSGHCVAHPELMDICDEVLNEALESNILSDYYISRCGDDIDLIMTHHNGEENEEVHKTAYDAFMKATERARELKLYGAGQDLLSDTFSGNIKGMGPGVAEMEFKERPSDPVLVFCCDKTEPGAFNLPVFRMFADPFNTAGLVIDPSLHDGFKFEVFDVIEHKKVILNCPEEMYDLLALIGSTGRYVIKRVWKKNGEIAASISTERLNLMAGEYVGKDDPACIVRAQSGFPANGECVDPFAFPHMVSGWMRGSHNGPMMPVSEEEANPIRFDGPPRVIGLGFQVSNGELIGPVDLFDDPAFDPTREQAAKIASYIRRHGPFEPHRLPAEEMEYTSLPGVMSKLENRFEDME; encoded by the coding sequence ATGAAAACTACTGTTAGTGTAATTAAAGCTGATATTGGAAGTGTGTCTGGACACTGTGTAGCACACCCTGAATTAATGGATATTTGTGATGAAGTTTTAAATGAAGCTTTAGAAAGCAATATCTTATCTGATTATTACATCTCCCGTTGTGGAGATGACATTGATTTAATCATGACTCATCATAATGGTGAAGAAAACGAAGAAGTACATAAAACTGCATATGATGCATTTATGAAAGCTACTGAAAGAGCACGTGAATTAAAATTATATGGTGCAGGTCAAGATTTATTAAGTGACACTTTCTCTGGAAACATCAAAGGTATGGGTCCTGGTGTAGCTGAAATGGAATTTAAAGAAAGACCCTCTGATCCCGTTTTAGTATTCTGCTGTGATAAAACAGAACCTGGTGCATTTAACTTACCAGTATTTAGAATGTTTGCAGACCCATTTAATACTGCAGGGCTTGTTATTGACCCAAGTTTACATGATGGATTTAAATTTGAAGTATTTGATGTAATTGAACATAAAAAAGTTATCTTAAACTGTCCTGAAGAGATGTATGATTTGCTTGCTTTAATCGGTTCTACTGGAAGATATGTAATTAAAAGAGTATGGAAAAAAAATGGTGAAATCGCAGCATCTATCAGTACTGAAAGATTAAACTTGATGGCGGGGGAATATGTCGGTAAAGACGATCCTGCATGTATTGTAAGAGCTCAATCTGGATTTCCTGCTAATGGTGAATGTGTAGATCCATTTGCATTTCCTCATATGGTAAGTGGATGGATGAGAGGATCTCACAATGGTCCAATGATGCCTGTTTCTGAAGAAGAAGCAAATCCAATTAGATTTGATGGACCACCAAGAGTAATTGGTTTAGGTTTCCAGGTATCTAATGGTGAATTAATTGGTCCTGTGGATTTATTCGATGACCCTGCATTTGACCCAACTAGAGAACAAGCTGCTAAAATTGCATCTTACATTAGAAGACACGGTCCATTTGAACCTCACAGATTACCTGCTGAAGAAATGGAATATACTTCACTTCCTGGTGTAATGAGCAAACTTGAAAATAGGTTTGAAGATATGGAATAA
- a CDS encoding DUF3781 domain-containing protein: MDFKNELLENVDKIHTTKLGIEGVKKNLGINCNNVVEYCIDLIEDNNSLITQKGKNYYVEIDNKIITVNKSSFTIITAHKIKKIEIKNLHDYSISSNLFSSLLITPGSEVYSISSAGNL, encoded by the coding sequence ATGGATTTTAAAAATGAACTATTGGAAAATGTTGATAAAATTCACACGACAAAGCTTGGTATTGAAGGTGTTAAAAAGAATTTAGGAATCAATTGTAATAATGTAGTTGAATATTGTATTGATTTAATTGAAGATAATAACTCATTAATTACTCAAAAAGGTAAAAATTATTATGTAGAAATAGATAATAAAATAATCACAGTAAATAAAAGCAGTTTTACAATAATAACTGCACATAAAATAAAAAAAATAGAGATTAAAAATCTCCACGATTATTCCATATCTTCAAACCTATTTTCAAGTTTGCTCATTACACCAGGAAGTGAAGTATATTCCATTTCTTCAGCAGGTAATCTGTGA
- a CDS encoding ABC transporter permease produces MIIKNPFRNKSRAILAIIGIGIGIATIVALGGITEGLITSAEDTLHAGGTDITIISSNTSSSSSSMMGSSSFNESWINKIKSQDGVQDAIGIYSTTVMTENIPMLTVIGIHPESVNYADLTITEGRLFSNDNDDKEVIVGKVTASQYEGVDVGDKIKINNENFKIVGIFESGTSFQDMSVFMTLDNVRDIVDDDENISSIFVKVNKDADVDNVARELENKYGDNLSVITSLADVSMAKDMVDMLNGASWGISLLAIVIGGIGIINTMLMSVFERTREIGVLKAVGWSDLRILLMIVGESIVITITAGIVGSLVGVIGVELLTQMEFLGGMTPVFTLGIFAEAFIVALIVGIIGGIYPAIKAIKLPPTEALRYE; encoded by the coding sequence TTGATTATTAAGAATCCTTTTAGAAATAAAAGTAGAGCAATTTTGGCTATTATAGGAATAGGGATAGGAATAGCTACTATTGTTGCATTAGGTGGTATAACTGAAGGTTTGATAACTTCAGCTGAAGATACACTTCATGCTGGAGGTACAGACATCACGATTATAAGTTCTAATACTTCATCTTCTTCATCATCAATGATGGGCTCATCGTCTTTTAATGAAAGTTGGATAAATAAGATAAAGTCGCAAGATGGTGTTCAGGATGCTATTGGTATTTATTCAACAACAGTCATGACAGAAAATATTCCGATGTTAACGGTTATTGGAATTCATCCAGAATCTGTTAATTATGCAGATTTAACAATAACTGAAGGAAGACTTTTTTCAAATGATAATGATGATAAAGAAGTAATTGTTGGAAAGGTAACTGCTAGTCAATATGAAGGAGTGGATGTAGGAGATAAAATCAAAATTAATAATGAAAACTTCAAGATTGTAGGTATTTTTGAATCTGGTACTTCATTTCAGGACATGTCAGTTTTCATGACTTTAGATAATGTTCGTGATATTGTAGATGATGACGAAAATATTTCATCTATCTTTGTAAAAGTTAATAAGGATGCTGATGTTGATAATGTAGCTCGTGAGCTTGAAAATAAATATGGTGATAATTTAAGTGTTATTACTTCTTTAGCTGATGTATCAATGGCTAAAGATATGGTTGATATGCTCAATGGGGCTAGTTGGGGTATTTCACTTTTGGCTATTGTAATTGGTGGAATTGGAATAATTAATACAATGCTTATGTCAGTATTTGAGAGAACTCGTGAAATTGGAGTGTTAAAAGCTGTTGGATGGTCAGATTTAAGAATACTTTTAATGATTGTTGGTGAATCTATTGTAATTACGATTACTGCAGGAATTGTTGGATCTCTTGTTGGAGTCATTGGAGTTGAACTATTAACTCAAATGGAATTTTTAGGTGGAATGACTCCTGTATTTACACTTGGTATATTTGCAGAAGCATTCATTGTAGCTCTTATTGTTGGTATTATTGGAGGGATTTATCCTGCTATTAAAGCAATTAAATTACCACCAACCGAAGCATTGAGGTATGAATAG
- a CDS encoding ABC transporter ATP-binding protein, translating to MENVVEIKDLKKSYENGHIKALNGISLTIEEGEFVSIIGPSGSGKSTLLNMLGALDLPDSGSISVAGYNLLKNKKLSEFRGDKIGFIFQLHNLIPNISVVENVKIPMFTKKWSNQQMTKRALGLLDAVGLRNKANQMPNKLSGGERQRVAIARALANNPSIILADEPTGSLDSKTSNKILKELDKLHKENNVTLIVVTHDMNVARLADRVIEVLDGQILENNDESLLDSEINIH from the coding sequence ATGGAAAATGTAGTTGAAATTAAAGATTTAAAGAAAAGCTATGAAAATGGACATATTAAAGCTTTAAATGGAATATCCCTAACAATTGAAGAAGGTGAATTTGTATCGATAATAGGTCCTTCTGGATCAGGTAAATCTACATTATTAAACATGTTAGGGGCTCTTGATTTGCCAGATAGTGGTTCAATATCAGTTGCAGGATATAATTTACTTAAAAATAAAAAATTAAGTGAATTTAGAGGAGATAAAATAGGTTTTATCTTTCAGCTTCATAATTTAATTCCAAATATTTCAGTTGTTGAAAATGTTAAAATTCCAATGTTCACTAAAAAATGGTCTAATCAACAAATGACTAAAAGAGCATTAGGATTATTAGACGCTGTTGGTCTTAGAAATAAAGCTAATCAAATGCCAAATAAGTTATCTGGTGGTGAACGACAAAGAGTGGCTATTGCAAGAGCTTTAGCTAATAATCCATCAATCATTCTTGCAGATGAACCCACTGGTTCTTTAGACTCTAAAACTAGTAATAAAATTTTAAAAGAGCTTGACAAGTTACATAAAGAAAATAATGTTACATTAATTGTAGTTACTCATGATATGAATGTTGCAAGATTAGCTGATCGTGTAATTGAAGTTTTAGATGGTCAAATTTTAGAAAATAATGATGAATCTTTATTGGATAGTGAAATTAATATTCACTAA